In Clarias gariepinus isolate MV-2021 ecotype Netherlands chromosome 1, CGAR_prim_01v2, whole genome shotgun sequence, one DNA window encodes the following:
- the batf2 gene encoding basic leucine zipper transcriptional factor ATF-like, translated as MPFALMDKADEETSSFSGSDSQSPQNWDGDHPNQRVCQRRQRNRDAARKSRKKQTERADVLHEELQTLERSNAALVKEISELEKEMQHYTTALKEHEPHCTLSSWSGPSIPNTSTSDFPQPFNPNPVEELIFPIHDSTAEPNVSLIDILDRTVGQDWLPWDSDFNFSAF; from the exons ATGCCATTTGCGCTCATGGATAAGGCAGATGAAGAAACAAGCTCCTTCTCTGGAAGTGACTCTCAGAGTCCACAGAACTGG GACGGAGATCATCCAAATCAGAGGGTTTGTCAGCGGCGACAGAGGAACAGGGATGCAGCTCGGAAGAGTCGCAAAAAACAGACCGAGAGGGCAGATGTGCTCCATGAG gaattGCAAACTCTGGAACGGTCCAATGCTGCCTTAGTGAAAGAGATTTCTGAActggaaaaagaaatgcagCACTACACTACAGCTTTAAAAGAACATGAGCCTCACTGTACACTATCATCTTGGTCTGGACCTTCCATACCAAACACATCTACCTCAGACTTTCCCCAACCATTTAACCCAAACCCTGTTGAGGAGCTCATTTTTCCAATACACGATTCAACAGCGGAGCCGAACGTCTCCCTTATTGACATCTTGGACAGGACTGTTGGACAGGACTGGTTGCCGTGGGATTCAGACTTTAACTTTTCAGCATTTTGA
- the arl2 gene encoding ADP-ribosylation factor-like protein 2: MGLLTILKKLKHKEREMRLLMLGLDNAGKTTILKKFNGEDVSTISPTLGFNIKTLEHRGFKLNIWDVGGQKSLRSYWRNYFESTDGLVWVVDSADRLRLEDCRRELSTLLLEERLAGATLLVFANKQDLPGALSKDAIREALALDEIKTHHWCIVGCSAVTGENLLMGVDWLLDDVAARIFTAD, from the exons atgggttTACTGACAATATTGAAAAAGCTGAAACACAAGGAGCGAGAGATGCGTCTGCTGATGCT TGGACTGGACAATGCTGGGAAAACCACCATCCTGAAGAAGTTTAATGGCGAGGATGTCAGCACCATTTCTCCAACATTAGGATTCAACATAAAGACACTAGAGCACAGAGG GTTCAAGTTGAACATCTGGGATGTGGGGGGTCAGAAGTCCCTTCGGTCATACTGGAGGAATTATTTTGAGAGCACAGATGGACTGGTGTGGGTGGTGGACAGCGCAGACAGGCTTAGACTGGAGGACTGCAGGAGGGAACTTAGTACACTTTTACTGGAGGAG AGACTTGCAGGAGCCACTCTTCTGGTGTTTGCCAACAAGCAGGATTTGCCTGGGGCGTTGTCTAAGGATGCCATCAGAGAG GCACTCGCTCTGGATGAGATTAAAACACATCACTGGTGTATAGTGGGCTGCAGTGCAGTGACTGGAGAGAACCTCCTGATGGGTGTGGACTGGCTCCTGGATGACGTTGCTGCTAGGATTTTCACAGCAGACTGA
- the sb:cb1058 gene encoding uncharacterized protein sb:cb1058, translating to MTIGKSSKKLKAPRSSPFLDQDKGPYGRLHEPETGFGTEVQITKKQASLAGEENSRAFPDDHEPCVSDFSEGMMEDDGTTLLKRKPSRLSRRWSRKSSRRTKSDKSSEQTDMQSTKTEVAPSMNSNLDVDLATQPESGSGSRAPEPMLIHFSIREDADDQKLIPEGEERQKETEEKMKEVDKLNVENMKVIKRSSIRNYRKVLDKALRRGWETFVTNLYSVTLSPVPSSGSSPNKSEMDKKAALADFRL from the exons ATGACAATTGGAAAAAGCTCCAAGAAGCTAAAGGCTCCTAGGTCTTCTCCTTTCCTAGATCAAGACAAAGGACCCTATGGACGTTTACATGAACCAGAAACAGGGTTTGGGACAGAGGTGCAGATTACAAAGAAACAAGCATCATTGGCAGGAgaagagaacagcagagctttTCCAGACGATCACGAGCCCTGTGTGTCTGATTTCAGCGAAGGCATGATGGAGGACGATGGGACCACCCTGCTGAAGAGGAAGCCAAGCCGCCTGAGCCGGCGCTGGAGCAGGAAAAGCTCCAGGAGGACCAAGTCTGATAAATCTTCAGAGCAGACAGACATGCAAAGCACCAAGACTGAAGTGGCTCCTTCTATGAACTCAAACCTGGATGTGGACTTAGCAACTCAGCCTGAATCAGGATCAGGCAGCAGAGCTCCAGAACCCATGCTAATCCACTTCTCCATAAGAGAGGACGCTGACGATCAGAAACTGATTCCAGAAGGAGAGGAGAGGCAAAAGGAGACGGAGGAGAAAATGAAAGAAGTTGACAAATTAAACGTAGAGAACATGAAGGTCATTAAAAGGAGCTCTATTAGGAATTATCGCAAG gttttggaTAAAGCACTTCGACGAGGATGGGAGACTTTCGTTACTAACTTGTACAGTGTGACCCTCTCTCCTGTGCCCTCCTCTGGGTCCTCACCAAACAAGTCTGAAATGGACAAGAAGGCTGCTCTGGCAGATTTTAGATTATAG
- the b3gat3 gene encoding galactosylgalactosylxylosylprotein 3-beta-glucuronosyltransferase 3, producing MRMKLKLKTVFLLYFMVSLLGLIYTLMQLGQRCDCKEHDLPKDRTISQLRAELHKLQEHIKKSEASKESRQSSLPTIYVITPTYARLVQKAELTRLSHTFLHVPQLHWILVEDSPSPTQLVRNFLAGSGLTYTHLHKLTPKDRKLQEGDPHWLKPRGAEQRNEGLRWLREKAAADVGKGLAFENAVIYFADDDNTYSLQLFEEMRYTKKVSVWPVGLVGAMKFERPVVENGKVVRFHTGWRPNRPFPIDMAGFAVSLNLVLANPEASFDGNAEMGFLESSLLQNLVTMEELEPKADLCSKVLVWHTRTEKPKMKKEEALIKQGLGSDPNVEV from the exons ATGAGAATGAAGCTCAAACTGAAGACTGTGTTCCTGCTCTACTTTATGGTCTCCCTGCTGGGCCTGATCTACACGCTCATGCAGTTAG GTCAGCGCTGTGACTGTAAAGAACATGACCTACCTAAGGACCGAACCATCTCCCAGTTGAGAGCAGAGTTACATAAGCTGCaggaacatataaaaaaatctgaggCATCAAAAGAATCCAGGCAGTCAAGTTTGCCTACAATTTATGTAATAACACCTACGTATGCGAG ACTGGTGCAGAAGGCTGAGCTCACACGCTTGTCCCACACCTTTCTGCATGTACCTCAGCTTCACTGGATCTTAGTGGAGGATTCTCCCAGCCCAACGCAGCTTGTGAGAAACTTTCTGGCTGGGTCCGGTCTGACCTACACTCATTTACATAAGCTGACGCCTAAAGATCGAAAGCTGCAGGAAGGTGATCCTCACTGGCTGAAGCCTCGCGGGGCCGAGCAGAGGAACGAGGGTTTGCGCTGGCTCAGGGAGAAGGCTGCTGCTGATGTGGGGAAAGGATTAGCCTTTGAAAATGCTGTGATCTACTTTGCTGATGATGACAACACATATAGTCTGCAGCTCTTTGAGGAG ATGCGTTACACTAAGAAAGTCTCGGTATGGCCGGTGGGTTTGGTGGGGGCTATGAAGTTCGAGCGGCCCGTGGTGGAGAATGGGAAGGTAGTTCGTTTTCATACCGGCTGGCGACCCAACCGTCCGTTCCCCATTGACATGGCTGGCTTTGCCGTCTCTTTAAACCTGGTATTGGCTAATCCAGAGGCTTCGTTCGATGGCAATGCAGAGATGGGCTTCCTGGAAAGCAGCCTTCTGCAGAACCTGGTTACCATGGAGGAACTAGAGCCCAAAGCTGACTTGTGCTCTAAG GTGCTGGTGTGGCACACGCGCACTGAAAAGCCGAAGATGAAAAAGGAGGAGGCTCTTATAAAGCAGGGGTTAGGATCAGATCCCAATGTGGAGGTGTAA